The following is a genomic window from Pseudopipra pipra isolate bDixPip1 chromosome 2, bDixPip1.hap1, whole genome shotgun sequence.
TCAAACTTTTTGAATTCACCCGTGTCCTCTGTGTGGCCACCAGCGACGGGAACGCTCTGGAGAGCTGAGgggcagcaggcagaggggtAGCCCTGGCGCACGTTCCTTGCCCGCTCTTCGCCCTCTCCGCCAAAGGCACAGCTGAGCATGTCCCTGAGCTCTCCGTATCGCAGCTTCTCGAAGAACCTGACAAAAAGTAAAACGGGAAAATAACCAGGTTTGGCCAGGGGGAGGGCTGCACGGGtgtgccagagggaagggatggcaTTGGCTGCTGTGGCTGGCAATGAGCCCTCGATGGGAAAGGCATGTGCAGAAGACAGGAGTGGGGCAGGCAGGAAGAGGGCAGAGCCATCACCAGAGGAGAGTTTTGCTGGGAACTGGAGCCCAGAGCTATTTCCTCGTGGTCACAGGGATGTGGGACCACCCCAGAAGCCCAAGACCTGCCCCTCAGCACCGGGTGGGATGGGATCCTATGGCCGTGCCCATCGCTCCCGCTCTGGGGTCCCTTTCCTGGGTCTCTCCCAAAGCAAAATGTGTTAAACACAGACCGGTGGGTGTCTGGCACCAGGGCGGTCGGGGGGcttggggaggagctgctgttcagAGTGGGGATGGTTCTTGGCACCGCGGGGCCACGGGGCAGGGGGCAGGTACCTGCTCAGGGGGGATTTCACAGTGTCCTGCCAAACATCCTCAGAACGTTCCCAGCAGTGAGTCTGGGGAAGAAGAGACACTTGGAACATCACAGGTGGCTTGTGTTTCTCTGCAGAGCAAGGGAGGCCAAAAGGTTCTTCCTCCCACCCACCCTGCTCTATACACGTGCAAGTCTGTGAAAACAGCCACATTTTTAGAGAGCCCTCTCCTCCctgtttcctgcttttccctgcctCTGGAATGACCTGGGTTCCCAGAGCTCTCCTGTTAGCACTGCTGCAAGGCTGAAGGTAGGAgtgcaaagcagagctgtgcataGTCAGCACAGAGGGCAGGACAAGCCCCCTCCAAGCAGGCTGAACCCTGCTGAGCCGGGGGATGTGGAGCTGCCACAAGCTCCAGGGGTGCACAAACATCTCCAGTGCTccccagcaggagcccaggCATCCACATCCccctggggctcagctgggCACCGCAGGCCTGACTGACAGCTGGCAAGGGAGGTTCTGGCTTACCTGGACTAAATATAACATGATCATGATGAGGACGAAGATGATGGCGAAGATCATGATGATAACAAACACCAATAGCCTGGTGACTATGGAGTGGTTGAGCCCTGCATTGTGCTGGGAGAGAAGGAGAGCAAATCAGGAGGGGAGAGAGGCTCGCTCCTTCCACTGCCCCTTGCCCAGAGGGGCACGtgcagcagtgcccaggagCTCTCCTACCTTTCCTGCGGACTCCTTGCCCATCTCCAAGGCCAGCTGCAGACACTGCCGTGTGAGAGCAGAGACTCCCTGGCTGTCCTGCCTGGGGCTGAGCCTCTTTGCCAGCAGCCCAGCCTCGGACACCAtcctggcacagagcagctgcaggtcGAGCTGGCTGCACTCTGCCCTCAGGGCTTCTGTCACGCGGGCGATGAACGCCTGCAGGGCCTCGTCCGGCACCCCCGAGGGCAGGGGATGCTCAGCCCTGACCTCcaggagctctgctgcagctggagcacgGCCGGGGCTCTGGGAGCCTCCTGCCTCTTTGGCAAGCCCGGACCTTGCCTCTCCTTGCTTCCCGGATTCCCCGAGAGAGGAACGCTCTTCTTCAGCGCCATCCTCAGGGTGGCTCTTGAGCCACAGGTCCAAGAGATTCTCCGGCTTTCTGTCTAGACCTTTGCTTTCTCCTGGCGTGGgctcttcctctccctgcacATCACCAGACACCTCGTAGAAAAGGGGGTTGTATGGCAGCTGATAGCCGGTGTCCCTCTGCCTGCGCTGGTACCTCTGGACAGAGCTCCTTcggggagctgctgcttcctttgcaCTGTGATGTCCGAAGGCAGCGTTGTCATCCGGGGGGGTTGACCCACCAGCTACGTCCCAGCGGTTTAAGATTGGCCAGTTCAAGCCTGACTCGAGCTGCTTTTGCTCCCAGCCTGTGGTTTGCTTTCCCTCCACTGCTGGGAACTTCTGCACGTTGCGCCTGGCGGGCGCTGGCTGCCATGGGACGGTGTTTGCCACAGCCAGGGTGCTCTGAGCATCGGGCTGCTGGCTCTGGAGCTCAGCCgccagctgctctgccagaaAATCGGGTTTGCTGTCCACGTCTCCGGTCCAGCCCCTGTTCTGAATGTTGTGCAGCTTCACCAGCAGCTCGTCGATGGCTTTCCTTCCCTGGCTGGAGAGGTGCTGGGAGGAATACGAGTCTGCTCGGGAATCTCCCTGGCTGCTGAGGTCACCCCTGGTGCTGGCCTGCTTCCGAGCCACTGCAAACGTCACGGACCCATGGTGTGCCGGGGGAATGTCCTTGGGTTTGACGTACAGCACCGAGCTGCTTCTGAGTTGTCCAGGCTGTGCTACTCCCCTTATTTCTGCCCGTTTCTGGGCTGGAGAACCTGTGGGAGAACATCAGGAGAGCAGATCAGCGACTTGGCATCTCGAGCAGCTTTCTGCCAAAAAACAAGGGCACAGGTTGCCCCAGGCAGCAGGCACACAGGGGCAGCGCAGTCCAAGGCCTCCCAGGTCTCACCTGAGCTGCCTGCACTGGCCTTTAGGCTCACTGAAAGGCCTCACAGGGCTGAAGCTCCTCTAGAGAGGCCACCCAGGTTTAGTGTCCCCGGGactggctgggagctgccaggctggACCGATGCCATGGAGGTGGCCAAGGCTGCCTGGGAACCCCCCAAAAGGGGGCAGGTTTGAGGGGCAATCCCCACGGTCAGGACACCTACCAcactgggcagtgctggtgtcACACAGGTTCTCACAGAGGAACTGGATGGTCCTGCACGGGGTCTCGACGGTGCCATGTTCcttgcagaggcagcaggacacGGTACGGGGCACTTTGCTAAAGACAAGAGGTTATTATTGGAAAACCTGGCATCCCAATCCATGACTCCCAGTCCCACCTACTCACAGTGTCTCCAGATGGGATGTtgtctgcaggagcaggagcagtgtcTGTGCAGACACTTGTGTTTCGCTCAGGTCCCTGCAAGGATTGGAAGGACCACCTTAAATTCTCAGGTGACATTGCCAGAACTCTGCTCTGAGAACAAGCCCGGGTCCCTGATGATGCTGGTGGTGTTGGCAGAGGGATCCACTTCTTCCCAATCGAACAGAAAGGATTCAAAAGCCCCCCTGTTTGACCTGCTCCTCCCCATGGGCTCTGAATCAGCAGGGGATCCTGCAGGTCTCGTGGGACCCCACCAGCCATTCCAGGGCTCTAGGCCTGCTCAGCCTCTAGTCCTTTCAAGCCTGTATCCCAGTTCCTTGGGTCTTTGCAGCTGGGGACATATCAGAACTGCTTGGCCTTTgccttgctctgctgctgctggggataTTTTGGCCTCCAGCAGCAAAAGGCTGGGAGAACAGGGAGATTTGCTGCTGGATCTCTGCTGTCCTGAGAACAGGGCACTGCAGAGAGACAAAGTTCTTCACCAGTCTGGTCCAAACGAGTCAGTACTTACAGATAGTTGATGGAAGGCAGCTTGAAGAATGCTGTGTCAGCAATGAGGGTCAGGGGGTTATGGCTTAGGATCCTGGAAAAACAGCAGAGGGCTGTGAGGGTGGACAGGAAGGGTGTGAGCTGTGGGGGGCaaagctgctctgcccctctgcccctgcgGGGTCTGCTCCCATCTGCCTTCAGACCTTGTTCCACTTACAGCTCCCGCAGAAACTGCATCCCATGCCAGGCCTCGAAAGCACCACTGGGGATCAGGGTGAGCTGATTCCCAGACAGGTTTCTGGGGACAGAGGAGATCATGGAAATGAATCCTTTCCCTTTGCCTTGCAGCAGGGGAAAGTGTCACTGTTCTAGGAAATGCTCCTGTTGTTTTTAACACAGAAGGGTTCATCCACGCAAGAAGCCTTCATTCAACACACTAGGAGGAAACTTTTGTAACTCACAGATGCTCCAGAAAAGGCAGTGGCTCAAAGGCATGTTCCTCAATGGACTTGATGTCATTGCCAGATAAATCCCTGTTACAATGAGAACACAAAACATTAATTCCATTTGCACTGctgtctttcctttcctttcctttggcACTGGCAGCatctgtgttccccagctctgaTCTGACCTGAGCTTGCAAGGCTGTGGAACCTGGGATGAGCCTCCTGCCCCAGGAGGGATAAAGCCCCCTTGGCCAGGCTGGGCTGAGCAGCAGGGGCCCaagggagggggaggcagcagcccaCTGTGCTTACAGGTGCTTCAGCAGGAACAGCCCTTCCAGGGAATACCTCTTCACTGCCTGCAGCTCGTTGTCCTTGAGGATTCTGGGAGGACACAAACAGACTTGGTTACACCAGCTGCTTGCCAGGGGCAACTGGGGTTGTCATGGAAAGCTGTCCTACAGCAGCTATGCTGGAACATGGCTTTGGGGCACTGCAGGGATCGTCCCCACTCATGGCTGCAGCAGGCACCTGCTCCTGGCCAGGGGAAGCTGAGTGTAGCCTGATCCCTGGGCAAACAGCCACAGCGATGATCCCATGGGATGGGACACAGCTCATGGCATTTCTTGCCATCCTAGGAAGCCCTGGGCATTCACAGCCCTCCTTGCTGAGCAGCCCAGCTCGGAATTCCCATGGAAATGGGTTGTGGGGGTGCTCAAACACTGGACAAAAGGATGGGAAAGACCAGAATTCCTGACATTTGAGATGCTGGATGGTACTCACAAGGTCTCAGCCCACTGGTATTCCTTCCACGTTTGCGGTCCCAAGGTCGAAATAGAGTTGTCAGTGAAATCCCTGCAAAGAAACAACTGACACCGTCAGCCCTCGGGAAAACCCTTTTCCCTGGAAATTCAGCTGCTGAGGTAGAAGTGGGCTTTGCCTGGAAATGCCACAGCGTGGACAACTGGGCTTCCCCCCTGGGGTTGCAGCACGAGCCCCCCCGAGCCAGCCAGTCTGTGCTGCCATGTCCCTGCCAGCCTGTCAGGAGGGTTCCCAGCCGTGCCAGGCTGTTGGGAGGGTTCCCAGCCATGCC
Proteins encoded in this region:
- the LOC135407625 gene encoding uncharacterized protein LOC135407625 translates to MTQSLGGRAVAQPSVTRQAPAAPRPCLPGAPRPSWFTMALLTCSMCSLLLLALLLAAAPCPAQAGKPFGHRCSSPRQGLLDCRHAGLTTVPPATSTWPLDMLDFTDNSISTLGPQTWKEYQWAETLILKDNELQAVKRYSLEGLFLLKHLDLSGNDIKSIEEHAFEPLPFLEHLNLSGNQLTLIPSGAFEAWHGMQFLRELILSHNPLTLIADTAFFKLPSINYLDLSETQVSAQTLLLLLQTTSHLETLKVPRTVSCCLCKEHGTVETPCRTIQFLCENLCDTSTAQCGSPAQKRAEIRGVAQPGQLRSSSVLYVKPKDIPPAHHGSVTFAVARKQASTRGDLSSQGDSRADSYSSQHLSSQGRKAIDELLVKLHNIQNRGWTGDVDSKPDFLAEQLAAELQSQQPDAQSTLAVANTVPWQPAPARRNVQKFPAVEGKQTTGWEQKQLESGLNWPILNRWDVAGGSTPPDDNAAFGHHSAKEAAAPRRSSVQRYQRRQRDTGYQLPYNPLFYEVSGDVQGEEEPTPGESKGLDRKPENLLDLWLKSHPEDGAEEERSSLGESGKQGEARSGLAKEAGGSQSPGRAPAAAELLEVRAEHPLPSGVPDEALQAFIARVTEALRAECSQLDLQLLCARMVSEAGLLAKRLSPRQDSQGVSALTRQCLQLALEMGKESAGKHNAGLNHSIVTRLLVFVIIMIFAIIFVLIMIMLYLVQTHCWERSEDVWQDTVKSPLSRFFEKLRYGELRDMLSCAFGGEGEERARNVRQGYPSACCPSALQSVPVAGGHTEDTGEFKKFEEKVMLLMEQDSRALRLYDWHRQRRDNVEAEAAEETDSEQQDE